A stretch of DNA from Leishmania braziliensis MHOM/BR/75/M2904 WGS CADA00000000 data, contig 9, whole genome shotgun sequence:
tcccacggcgagcacaccgcgcgtgtttgttttcctttgctttcagCATCCTGTGCTTTCGACTCTGCAAACGCCGTGCggcgggcgcaggcggcctgatgtgcgccctctctctctctctcttggcggCGCGACACGGGGAATGGACGTGAgccagaggggaggaaggcgagcacgcgccCCTGCGCCATGGCCGGCAGTCGTGCGCTTCGTTGTCGCGACCTCCCAGAgagtcaccctctcccccgcccagCATGCGTCAGCAGGGCGCCCTCGCCTACGGcactcgccgtcctccgacACACGCCCTATTCGGGGCTGGAAAGGgcagccggagggcgtggggCCGCGTCTGTTTGCTcgtggccgccgcccgcCCTTGCGGTGCGCGGGAGGCCGCGGCGTGCGGGGCACCTCGCCCCTGcttccctcaccaccaccctcgctcccttgcccctccccctctccagaCTCACTGGCATATCCCGTCTcgctacccacccacccgccctcccacacgcacgcacgcacacaccgccgcacacaagccctcatcctcgccaccacaccccaCGGCCCACAGCATCTGCGCCTGGTGCGCCATGCccctcgacagcagcagcacgcaccggcgccgcagcgacgccgcacgcctgatgcggctcgccgcagcgggcctcgtcatggccgtcggtgccgccgccgtgtgggcgcaggccgccggccatcactgcatccacgacaagctgcagacccgcgtgctgcagtcggtggcgcagcagcgcaggcctCCCGGCAGCGTCTCGGCCCTCGGTCTGCCCTACGTGTCCGCCggcaccatcagcagcgctcacaCCGTCGACTGGGCGCTGGCCGacagcacgtcgccgagTGTCGCACGCGCCACGGACtggggcacgctgcgcatcgccgtcTCCACCGCAGACCTCACGGACCCCGACTACCACTGCACTCGCGTCGGGCAGCGTGTGAGCAACCACATTGGCGCCATCGTCACCTGCACTGCCGAGGACATcctcacggaggagaagcgcgacATCCTCGTCAACTACCTCAtcccgcaggcgctgcagctgcaagcggagcggctgagggtgaggcaggtgcagggcagcTGGAGGGTGACCGGCATGACGGGCCCAATCTGCGGCGACTTCAGTGTCCCCCCGGCTCACCTTACCGCTGGCGTCAGCAACGCcgacttcgtgctgtacgtcGCCTCGGTGCCGAGCGAGCCGGGCGTGCTGGCGTGGGCCACGACCTGCCAGGTGTTCTCGGACGACCATCCAGCCGTGGGTGTCATGAACATCCCTGCGGCGAACATTGTGTCGCGCTACGACCAGggcaccacgcgcaccgtgacgcacgaggtggcgcacgccctcggcttcagcagcgtgttTTTCGAGAACGCCGGCATCGTGATGAACGTCACGAATTTGCGCGGCAAGCCCTTTGCGGCTCCTGtgatcaacagcagcacggtggtggccaaggcgcgcgagcagtacggctgcCCCACCTTGGAGTatctggaggtggaggaccaGGGCGGCTCCGGCTCTGCTGGCTCGCATCTTAAGGggcgcaacgccaaggaCGAGCTCATGGCGCCTGCCTCGGCTGCAGGGTACTACACTAACCTGACCATGGCCG
This window harbors:
- the GP63-2 gene encoding GP63, leishmanolysin, whose translation is MDVSQRGGRRARAPAPWPAVVRFVVATSQRVTLSPAQHASAGRPRLRHSPSSDTRPIRGWKGQPEGVGPRLFARGRRPPLRCAGGRGVRGTSPLLPSPPPSLPCPSPSPDSLAYPVSLPTHPPSHTHARTHRRTQALILATTPHGPQHLRLVRHAPRQQQHAPAPQRRRTPDAARRSGPRHGRRCRRRVGAGRRPSLHPRQAADPRAAVGGAAAQASRQRLGPRSALRVRRHHQQRSHRRLGAGRQHVAECRTRHGLGHAAHRRLHRRPHGPRLPLHSRRAACEQPHWRHRHLHCRGHPHGGEARHPRQLPHPAGAAAASGAAEGEAGAGQLEGDRHDGPNLRRLQCPPGSPYRWRQQRRLRAVRRLGAERAGRAGVGHDLPGVLGRPSSRGCHEHPCGEHCVALRPGHHAHRDARGGARPRLQQRVFRERRHRDERHEFARQALCGSCDQQQHGGGQGARAVRLPHLGVSGGGGPGRLRLCWLAS